Within the Gordonia westfalica genome, the region TCATGCGTGTACTGGTTCTCGACCCACACGAGCGGGGCGTCGCGGTGCCCGGTCGACGACTGGGAGTCGTCGCCTTCGTTCGGCATCCGACCGCTCGACCGCATCGCCGCGGCACCGAGGTCGGCGACGGACTTGAACTCGGCCGCCGACGGCAACGCCTCGAGCATCGAATCGATCGACGCCCACTGCGCGCCGTTGAGGATCGGTTCGGGACGCTTCGACAGGTTGAGCGCGAGGCCACCCGGTTTGAGCCAGCCACCCTGGTCGTAGATCCCGAACTTGTCGACGAGCTCAGTCGCCCTCGGCATACGCTCGGCATACTTCCCGGGGAACGCGCTGCGCTGCACCGCCTGTGCCGCGGCACCCATGTCCATCGTTTCCCAGCCGGGAATCTTCATCAGCGCGTCGTAGAACATCTTCGCCGAGCGGTGCGGATCCATCCGGTCGGCGACAGTGCCCCACCCTGCCTGCCGTTGCTGGAATAGGCCGATCGAGTCGTGGTCAGAGCTGACGGCGTCGTGCGGGAATTTCAGCGATTCCGGGACGGCGTTGTTGGCGTACATCTTCATCGGGTCGCCGACCTCGACGAGCGCCGTCGCGTTTCCGATGATCGCGGCCCGCTTGGACAGACCCATCTTCTTCGCCTGCTCGGTGATGGCGAACGGGTACTTCTCCCAGCCACCTGGCGCGAGGTCGGGCATCTTCGTCGTTGACGGCGTCTGCCCCTGCTCGATCGTCGTGCCGTCGCCGTACACCGGGTCTGTCGCGCTGGGCGTCGTCGTGGTGCTCAGCGAGCTGGTGCCCGCACCGCCGGCCGTACTGGCTGATGCGGCGTCCCCTGGTCGAGGGATGAGACCGGAGATGGTGTCGAAGATCTTCCCGAACCCGAAGAAGTCGGCGGTGTCCTTGGCCATCGACTCGGCCGCCACCATCGGGGTGTCGCGGATCGTGGTCGCGCTGGCGCGGTACCCCTCGATCCGGGCGGTGCTGTCCTCGAGCGCCTTGCGCTCCATGTCGTGACGCTTCTGCACCGCGGCGAGTTGCTGACCGGTGAGGCCCTTGATCTCCTGCTCGTGGCGCGCGGTCATCTGATCGGAGATCTGCTGCTGCGCCGCGCTCGCCGCCTCCGGCGACTGCCCCGAGAACACAGACCGGAACGCCTCCATCATGTCCTTGACGGTGGTGAGCTGGTCCCAGTTGAGGACCGCCTCGGGCTTGCCAGTTTCGTTGCGCACCAACGACAGACCCCTCGGCAGGTAACCGCCCTGGTCGCGCAGCAGACCGCCGAGAGCCTTGAACGGCGACTTCACCACGTTCGTGACGATCGAGGTGACCTTCTTCGCCGCGTCGTACGCACCCTTGAGCTTGTCTCCGAGCTTCGCCGCCAGATTGAACGCCGTCTCGATCGCCTTCGTCTTGGTGATGTCGAAGATCTTCGGCGGGATTCCCAGCCACTCCGGGGGCGGCGAACCGACGATCGACGTCAGGCCCTGCTTGATGGGATTCAGTGCCTTGTCGATGATCTCGGAGATCTTCTTCTTGACGATATTGAGCATCTCCGCGGTCGACGGGCCGCCGAATCCGTCGGTGACGAGGCCCTCGGGCACGACGTTCGGGTTGACGTTCTGCGGCTTCCACCACAGGTGCGGGTGGTCCATGTGGTTCTGCGTTGGCGATCCGCGGTCGCCCATCGGCTCGCGCCGCATCTTCGGCGGGTACCACATCGCCTGTTGCCAGATGGAGTGCTGCAGTGGGAACTTCGGGTTGTTGGCGTGCGCGAAAGCATTCACCTGGTCGCCGAGCTTCTTGTCCGAGCCGACCATCACGTCGAGCGCGCGGCCCGACGGGTGCTCGTCGAAGTTGTCCTGGCGGTAGCCGCCGATGTCCTTGATCTTCGGCCACAGCTTGAAGATGATGCGGCGCATCAGCTGACCGATCGCCTGCAACCCGCCCTCACCGGGCATCGGGGAGAGCTTCTGCCCCGCCGCGACCGCGCCGCCCTTCTCGAAACGAGGCAGCGGGCCGCCCTCGGACACCGGGCTCAGCCCGCCGGGGGTCCAGGTGAACGGGCGCCCGGAGTCGACCATGTTGCGCATCCGGTACATCGCGCCGTGACCGCCGGCACGTCGGACGTCACGCACGTCCCACACGTGTTCGTCGGGCATCATCAGCGCGTGGACGGAGTCCTTGCCCCGCTTGGCACCTGACCCCATCGGGACGGGGCCGCCGTCCTTGAACGCGACCTCGGCGACAGGCTTCATCGGGTTGAGCCCGGGGAGGAATCCGGCGATTGTGTTCCACGCGGGCAGCAGGCCCTTGTTCCAGACGGTGCCGAGGACGAAGTTGATCGGCTTCGCGACGAAGCTCTTGATCTTGTCCCAGGCGTTGCCGATCCCGGTGACGATGGTGTCGAAGAATCCGCCGACGGCGCTCAGTCCGGACTTGAGGGCATCCCACGCGGGGGTGATGATGTTGTCGACGACCCAACGGATTCCGGCGCCGAGGGCATCCCAGGTGGGCTTGATCACGTTGTTCCACAGGAATTTGAACGCTTCGCCGAGGATGTCGAGGCTGCGGCGGAACGAGTCCCACGCGGGCTTGATCAGGGTGTTCCACACCCAGCCGATGACGCCGCCGATTCCACGCATCGCGGGACCAATGACGGTGTTCCACAGCCACATCACGACGGGTCCGACGACGTTGCGGAACAGGCCAACCCACAGACCGAAGTAGAGTTTCGCTGCGTTCCACGCGACGCTGATCACCCATTTGATGGCGTTGAAGGCTGGCGTGATGACGTTGCGCCACAGCCACATCACGACAGCGCCGACGGCGCGGAGCGCGGTCATCAGCGCGGGCCACACCGTCTGCTGCAGCCAGGACCAGACGACGCCGACGGCCAT harbors:
- a CDS encoding phage tail protein translates to MATVVKEASGAARAGSAAMEKEFARGGRESGRSAARGVDDGLSRGNIGVNSVKARMAKLAAQMRGIGRTAGHQGALGINDGLNHIDYTRAGDEHGRNYGRGFVRGVRNGLVGIAATVGLVNNGFRGTVRHISTIATATMWASRIMRGFAVQVMAGAVAMRLLAGQGLAKLAGWLRAVAALAGRLARDVARATAAVLVLSAAVRTLGRVMRVTRVIGMLTVGLAALIGIASTAAPALVALSAAIVTLGSAAGGIGIAGLSALGASIAGLKLGLMGVGDAFKEMGTSGAGSAAKVVDNTKDIARAERGLTKAVEAEKDAQEDVSKARDDARKKLRDLDLQLRGAALSERDAQLSLREARADLAKGGFETGTERERAVLAVQEAELRLAEVQRDNNDLAKDAASTRRKGVEGSDEVVAAQERLRDATEATRDAQEALADARQPKDTGASAAADKQAEAMAKLSTNARSFVESAMGVKPAWDAIQRGGQDTLFAGLAQRLPLLADTWLPRLGTAINTVNGGFNTGARSVVDWMNSAQGIPIVSSWLRTSSGMAAQAGTALGALAPGLASIAAGAGEAFAPMVAGATEGATSLSNMLVQAQQSGRIKQYFTDAFNQVKTVIQNVTAVVGPLWAAFMQLGRVSASGLAPGMRSVGAAITQATPGLVQMAERLMPALGQALTNLAPIIPGIVHAFSPWATILAVMAPHIATVMSHLGPMAPLLLTLAVTVKAITMAMTLYNAVMAVASVVQGVYAAATGAGTTAIRRNTIALAAYKTAQLVGSIATGIATAATTAFGIALAIATSPITWIIVAIGALVAGLVLFFTKTEIGRKIWTTAWNSIKMAVGVVWSWLQQTVWPALMTALRAVGAVVMWLWRNVITPAFNAIKWVISVAWNAAKLYFGLWVGLFRNVVGPVVMWLWNTVIGPAMRGIGGVIGWVWNTLIKPAWDSFRRSLDILGEAFKFLWNNVIKPTWDALGAGIRWVVDNIITPAWDALKSGLSAVGGFFDTIVTGIGNAWDKIKSFVAKPINFVLGTVWNKGLLPAWNTIAGFLPGLNPMKPVAEVAFKDGGPVPMGSGAKRGKDSVHALMMPDEHVWDVRDVRRAGGHGAMYRMRNMVDSGRPFTWTPGGLSPVSEGGPLPRFEKGGAVAAGQKLSPMPGEGGLQAIGQLMRRIIFKLWPKIKDIGGYRQDNFDEHPSGRALDVMVGSDKKLGDQVNAFAHANNPKFPLQHSIWQQAMWYPPKMRREPMGDRGSPTQNHMDHPHLWWKPQNVNPNVVPEGLVTDGFGGPSTAEMLNIVKKKISEIIDKALNPIKQGLTSIVGSPPPEWLGIPPKIFDITKTKAIETAFNLAAKLGDKLKGAYDAAKKVTSIVTNVVKSPFKALGGLLRDQGGYLPRGLSLVRNETGKPEAVLNWDQLTTVKDMMEAFRSVFSGQSPEAASAAQQQISDQMTARHEQEIKGLTGQQLAAVQKRHDMERKALEDSTARIEGYRASATTIRDTPMVAAESMAKDTADFFGFGKIFDTISGLIPRPGDAASASTAGGAGTSSLSTTTTPSATDPVYGDGTTIEQGQTPSTTKMPDLAPGGWEKYPFAITEQAKKMGLSKRAAIIGNATALVEVGDPMKMYANNAVPESLKFPHDAVSSDHDSIGLFQQRQAGWGTVADRMDPHRSAKMFYDALMKIPGWETMDMGAAAQAVQRSAFPGKYAERMPRATELVDKFGIYDQGGWLKPGGLALNLSKRPEPILNGAQWASIDSMLEALPSAAEFKSVADLGAAAMRSSGRMPNEGDDSQSSTGHRDAPLVWVENQYTHDPDEAALKTGREVRRATRSEQLVGGWG